One region of Terriglobia bacterium genomic DNA includes:
- a CDS encoding toll/interleukin-1 receptor domain-containing protein, with protein sequence MALANAGCLLARGAGRVLLMDWDLEAPGLHRFFPKSSEHPEHASRPGIINYFHALESFLSKSKDLYDEISQPTGWRTLGNILPLDRYLVSDVRPNVDLMKAGSLDPRSNGNLDADYARLVSSFHWASFYAKYPAIFVAFRSLVTSHYDYCLVDSRTGITDVSGICTTLLPEKLVGVFTPNRQSLYGLLQVIDEVLAYRKTSDDFRPLSVFPLPSRIDINEKILKEQWRLEYQKNIETLFCKAYGLAECDMNEYFDEVQLPYLSYYSYGENVAVLEERPDALSLSRAYQAFVTKLIESELPWKPIPIDQERRLRVFISYASPDKDDALRLCDRLIVDGIRPWIDDTDILPGESLQQSIANAIRESDVGVICMSSKSRHAPNDVASASFQAVRRLGESLDSFKIVPVRFDKSDLPDWLQNRQSADLFEPDGYSKLLTSLRSIAKDIGAVALPDEASDSEVLALATRYRNEGKFGDAEALYKRAIETNEKTFGRDHLSAVTFIKNLANLCADQGRLVEAESLYCRVVMILEKNPALGGISAIDTMESLALVYRSQGKYAEAEAIYLRVLDLTTQTLSKSEPGLASILNRTVGNLATIYRIQGRFQEWESLYHRVIAVKTQVFGSEHPEIAITLNRLGVFLRMQKRYNEAEVTYKKSLRIAELSYGNEHPEVTAILTNLAMLLRVQARYAEAEALLKQALSIKEKTFGPDHPDIANTLNSLASTCQREGRYDEAEMFYRRALKIKEAALSPSNPDISNQLFSLASLYLRAERYLEAEPLLVRALELKEKTFGSDHPDVVASMNSLAGIYALTGRFSEAELLLERALSIRQRALGAEHPRTASSLARLASLYRQEHLYRQAEPLYLRALEIRTKVLGADHVQTLHTLKQLAGCYRELGRNTEAETLLLRGRLSEQ encoded by the coding sequence ATGGCGCTGGCGAATGCAGGTTGTCTTCTGGCTCGCGGCGCGGGGCGAGTTTTGCTCATGGATTGGGATTTGGAGGCGCCCGGACTACATCGGTTTTTTCCTAAGTCCTCGGAGCATCCAGAACACGCTTCACGGCCGGGAATCATCAATTATTTTCATGCTCTCGAAAGCTTCCTGTCTAAATCGAAGGATCTTTATGACGAGATAAGCCAGCCAACAGGGTGGCGCACGCTCGGCAATATTCTTCCTCTGGACCGGTACTTAGTCTCGGATGTGAGGCCCAATGTAGATCTAATGAAAGCCGGGAGCTTAGATCCGCGAAGTAACGGAAACCTTGATGCCGACTATGCGCGACTAGTGAGCTCGTTTCATTGGGCCTCATTCTATGCTAAATATCCTGCTATTTTCGTTGCATTCCGAAGTCTTGTAACAAGTCACTACGACTACTGCCTTGTTGATTCTCGCACTGGCATTACCGATGTTAGTGGTATTTGCACAACGCTTTTGCCCGAAAAACTTGTTGGTGTCTTCACTCCAAACCGGCAGAGTTTATACGGTCTTCTTCAGGTGATTGATGAGGTACTGGCCTACCGGAAAACGTCAGACGATTTCCGCCCACTATCGGTTTTTCCGTTACCAAGCCGAATTGATATTAACGAGAAGATATTGAAGGAGCAATGGCGTTTAGAGTATCAGAAGAATATTGAGACGTTATTTTGCAAGGCCTACGGACTCGCCGAATGCGACATGAACGAATATTTCGATGAAGTTCAGTTACCTTATCTTAGCTATTATTCTTATGGTGAGAATGTCGCAGTTCTCGAGGAGCGACCAGATGCCTTATCTTTGAGTAGAGCATATCAGGCCTTTGTGACGAAGCTGATTGAGTCTGAATTGCCGTGGAAACCAATCCCCATAGATCAGGAACGTAGGCTCCGCGTATTTATTAGCTACGCGTCGCCAGATAAAGATGACGCTCTTCGGTTATGTGATCGTCTGATAGTCGACGGTATTCGGCCTTGGATAGATGATACAGACATCCTTCCTGGAGAGAGTCTGCAACAGTCAATAGCAAACGCAATTCGCGAAAGTGATGTAGGCGTGATCTGTATGTCCTCAAAATCGCGGCACGCTCCAAATGACGTTGCATCGGCGAGCTTTCAAGCTGTTCGTCGCCTCGGAGAAAGCCTCGATTCATTCAAGATTGTGCCGGTTAGGTTTGATAAATCTGATTTGCCAGATTGGCTTCAGAATCGCCAGAGTGCTGATTTGTTTGAACCTGATGGGTACTCCAAGCTGCTGACCTCCTTGCGTTCAATTGCAAAGGATATTGGTGCAGTTGCGCTGCCCGACGAAGCTTCCGATTCAGAAGTATTGGCATTAGCTACCCGTTACAGAAATGAAGGTAAGTTTGGCGACGCCGAGGCACTGTACAAGCGGGCAATTGAGACGAATGAAAAGACTTTCGGCCGCGACCACCTTAGCGCGGTCACATTCATCAAGAACCTAGCTAACTTGTGTGCCGATCAAGGCAGACTAGTTGAAGCTGAGTCGCTCTACTGTCGTGTTGTGATGATCCTCGAAAAAAATCCGGCATTGGGCGGGATAAGCGCGATTGACACGATGGAAAGCCTCGCTCTTGTTTATCGCTCTCAAGGAAAATATGCCGAAGCTGAAGCGATCTATTTACGCGTTTTAGATTTGACAACTCAAACGTTGAGCAAAAGTGAACCTGGGTTGGCTTCAATCCTGAACCGCACAGTCGGCAATTTAGCAACAATCTACAGGATACAAGGGCGTTTTCAGGAATGGGAATCTCTTTATCATCGAGTGATTGCTGTCAAGACTCAAGTCTTCGGGTCCGAACATCCTGAAATCGCAATCACGCTGAACCGCCTCGGGGTATTCCTGAGAATGCAAAAGCGATACAACGAAGCGGAAGTAACATATAAGAAGTCACTAAGAATTGCGGAGCTCAGCTATGGAAATGAGCACCCAGAGGTCACGGCGATACTCACGAATCTAGCGATGCTCCTTCGTGTCCAAGCCAGATACGCCGAAGCAGAAGCCTTATTAAAGCAGGCTCTCTCAATTAAGGAAAAAACCTTTGGCCCAGACCACCCCGACATAGCCAACACACTAAATAGCTTGGCCAGTACTTGCCAGCGAGAAGGGCGCTACGATGAGGCTGAAATGTTTTATCGGCGGGCATTGAAAATTAAAGAGGCGGCATTGTCACCCTCTAATCCGGATATTTCCAACCAACTCTTCAGTTTAGCATCCTTGTACTTAAGAGCTGAACGCTACCTGGAGGCTGAACCGCTTCTTGTGCGCGCGCTGGAGCTTAAAGAGAAGACGTTCGGATCGGATCACCCAGATGTTGTTGCTAGTATGAACAGTTTGGCAGGGATATATGCGCTTACAGGGCGGTTTAGCGAAGCCGAATTGCTTCTAGAGCGAGCACTATCGATCCGGCAACGAGCACTGGGAGCCGAGCATCCTCGGACCGCCAGCAGCCTTGCAAGGCTGGCTTCATTGTATCGTCAGGAGCATCTCTACCGTCAGGCTGAGCCATTATATTTAAGGGCATTGGAAATAAGAACAAAAGTCTTAGGCGCAGATCATGTGCAAACGCTTCACACTCTGAAGCAGTTGGCGGGATGTTATCGTGAATTGGGAAGAAACACCGAGGCAGAGACTCTTCTTTTGCGCGGAAGGCTCAGTGAACAGTAG
- a CDS encoding toll/interleukin-1 receptor domain-containing protein: MLLDYEADQWLLNEGGYKYHVFISWPHTINTDLTECAQILETEISRRLATFFPLPKVFLDQHELKGGDEWKERLRHELCRSVAMIAICAPIYYHPMHDWCGREWAAMEQLGECRLKGQDHKTIIPVLFKKSEPLPNAVSKIQYIDITNVILQGRRYYTIQEFRKKVESIVERVRRIALHIGENQIKANCEKFEIPEKSAFADYKGSPLPHLPLTGAKW; encoded by the coding sequence ATGTTACTTGATTACGAAGCAGATCAATGGCTCTTGAATGAAGGTGGATATAAATATCACGTCTTCATTAGCTGGCCCCACACTATTAACACCGACTTAACCGAATGTGCGCAGATACTGGAGACGGAAATCAGCCGGCGGCTAGCGACGTTTTTTCCGTTGCCCAAAGTATTTCTCGATCAGCATGAGTTGAAGGGAGGCGATGAGTGGAAGGAGAGGCTAAGACATGAGCTGTGCAGAAGTGTTGCGATGATCGCTATCTGTGCGCCAATTTACTATCATCCAATGCATGATTGGTGCGGACGAGAATGGGCTGCGATGGAACAACTCGGTGAGTGCAGACTCAAAGGCCAAGATCACAAGACAATAATTCCAGTACTCTTCAAAAAGAGTGAACCCCTGCCCAACGCGGTCTCGAAAATTCAATATATTGACATAACAAATGTGATTCTTCAGGGAAGGCGATATTACACGATTCAGGAATTTCGAAAAAAGGTTGAAAGCATTGTAGAACGAGTCCGCAGGATCGCGTTACATATAGGGGAAAACCAAATTAAGGCGAATTGCGAGAAATTTGAGATTCCAGAGAAATCAGCATTTGCTGATTACAAAGGCTCTCCTCTACCCCACTTACCCTTAACAGGTGCGAAATGGTGA
- a CDS encoding endonuclease MutS2, with translation MVPSPLQHSSARVLEFTHFRDVLGAYVSSPLGKAKVSQLEPSLDRAWINQQQQLADESRRFYSAGGRFEFTGLFDAHNLLAKARIPGATLEIEQIRDLVLLVDKSSEWREMALHPPDAVKPHWIGMLALTQQIADFTLLLRHFRNKIQPDGTLDDRASAELTRIRRDVEKQKRAIQESLRGYLRRLAEGGAVQDELVTIRGERFVIPVKTEQRKRVNGVVHGASSSGQTMFIEPLETIEQNNDLVRLLEEEQAEVRRILQEMTERLGEHSEAIATATNVMAEVELQIGKARFAVDYDCVRPELAEDYTELRAARHPLLERNLKAKGGKVIPLTLEMDGAHRQLIISGPNTGGKTVGLKTLGLLALMAQAGVPVPATTARLPVFDSVLADIGDYQSIEQNLSTFSAHVTNIDFISRTATAHSLVLLDELGSATDPEEGAALAVAIADHFRRSGALSVISTHHTSLKVYAANTAGVLNAAVGFDENTLQPTYELRVGVPGASAGINIAQRLGLNRQITDAARERLTTQTQDVSKFLDRLHSELRDLERERQAAQKREQDLAREQKRLEVEGQQEQRQKVREFERKMESLIKDFEYQVREAVSAVQDRAAAQKLSKQAEQRIAKLRREFKEQFDAGVVAHKTGADQGDPNARPHEVKHISEGDTVKLKSLGRTAVIKRKLDENTFEVEIGNMKMKIPRHDVAEVFSPGGAAARGAINPVAAARARGISVTLKEDSRAPTELNVIGRNVDEATSAVEKFIDRAFLAGLTRVRIVHGSGMGILRKALRQYLQKHPHVATVAEPQQNEGGAGATVVELRE, from the coding sequence ATGGTCCCGTCGCCGCTCCAGCATTCTTCCGCCCGCGTCCTGGAATTCACGCACTTTCGTGACGTTCTGGGCGCATACGTCAGCTCGCCGCTGGGCAAGGCCAAGGTGTCTCAACTGGAGCCCTCGCTCGACCGCGCATGGATCAACCAGCAACAGCAGCTTGCCGACGAATCACGCCGCTTTTACTCCGCCGGCGGCCGCTTCGAATTCACCGGCCTGTTCGATGCGCACAATCTTCTGGCCAAGGCGCGCATTCCCGGCGCGACGCTTGAAATCGAGCAGATTCGCGATCTCGTCCTGCTGGTGGATAAATCTTCTGAATGGCGTGAGATGGCCCTTCATCCGCCGGACGCCGTCAAGCCGCACTGGATCGGCATGCTGGCTCTTACCCAGCAGATTGCCGACTTCACCTTGCTCCTGCGCCACTTCCGCAACAAGATCCAGCCGGACGGCACGCTTGATGATCGCGCCTCCGCTGAGCTCACGCGCATCCGCCGTGACGTGGAGAAACAAAAGCGCGCCATCCAGGAATCGCTGCGCGGCTATCTGCGGCGGCTGGCAGAAGGCGGCGCCGTGCAGGACGAACTCGTCACCATCCGTGGTGAGCGCTTCGTCATTCCCGTAAAGACCGAGCAGCGCAAGCGCGTCAATGGCGTCGTTCACGGCGCAAGCTCCAGCGGACAGACCATGTTCATTGAGCCGCTGGAAACCATTGAGCAGAACAACGACCTTGTGCGCCTGCTGGAAGAAGAGCAGGCTGAGGTCCGCCGCATCCTACAGGAGATGACGGAGCGCCTGGGTGAGCACAGTGAAGCCATTGCTACCGCCACCAACGTGATGGCGGAAGTTGAGCTGCAAATCGGCAAGGCGCGTTTTGCCGTGGACTACGATTGTGTCCGTCCAGAGCTGGCGGAAGATTACACTGAGCTGCGCGCGGCGCGCCATCCTCTGCTGGAGCGCAACCTCAAGGCGAAAGGCGGTAAGGTTATCCCGCTTACGCTTGAAATGGACGGCGCGCATCGCCAGCTCATCATCAGCGGGCCCAACACAGGCGGCAAAACCGTGGGCCTCAAAACTCTGGGATTGCTGGCGCTCATGGCGCAGGCCGGCGTTCCCGTACCCGCCACCACGGCGCGCCTTCCGGTGTTTGATTCCGTGCTTGCCGATATTGGCGACTACCAGTCGATCGAGCAAAATCTTTCTACTTTCTCCGCGCACGTCACCAACATTGATTTCATCTCGCGCACCGCAACCGCGCATTCGCTTGTCCTGCTGGACGAGCTCGGCTCCGCCACCGATCCTGAAGAGGGCGCGGCGCTGGCCGTGGCCATTGCAGACCATTTCCGCCGTAGCGGCGCGCTCAGCGTGATCTCCACGCACCACACCTCGCTCAAGGTCTATGCCGCCAACACCGCGGGCGTGCTCAACGCAGCCGTGGGCTTTGACGAAAACACTCTTCAGCCGACGTATGAGCTGCGCGTCGGCGTGCCGGGAGCTTCGGCGGGCATCAACATTGCGCAGCGTCTCGGCCTCAATCGCCAGATTACTGACGCCGCGCGTGAACGCCTAACCACGCAGACGCAGGACGTGAGCAAGTTTCTCGACCGTCTGCACTCTGAGCTGCGCGATCTCGAACGCGAACGCCAAGCCGCGCAAAAGCGCGAGCAGGACCTGGCCCGCGAGCAGAAGCGCCTTGAAGTCGAGGGCCAGCAGGAGCAGCGGCAGAAAGTCCGCGAATTTGAGCGCAAGATGGAATCGCTCATCAAGGACTTTGAGTACCAGGTGCGCGAGGCCGTCAGCGCCGTGCAGGACCGCGCCGCCGCGCAAAAGCTCAGCAAGCAGGCGGAGCAGCGCATCGCCAAGCTGCGCCGTGAATTCAAAGAGCAGTTTGACGCCGGCGTGGTGGCGCACAAAACCGGCGCAGACCAGGGCGATCCCAACGCGCGTCCCCATGAGGTCAAGCACATCTCTGAAGGCGATACCGTCAAGCTCAAGTCCCTTGGCCGCACCGCCGTGATCAAGCGCAAACTCGATGAGAACACCTTTGAAGTCGAAATCGGCAACATGAAGATGAAGATTCCCCGGCATGATGTTGCGGAAGTTTTCTCTCCCGGCGGAGCTGCGGCACGCGGCGCCATAAATCCTGTCGCGGCGGCCCGAGCGCGTGGCATCTCCGTAACGTTAAAAGAAGATTCCAGGGCGCCCACTGAGCTCAACGTCATCGGTCGCAATGTGGACGAAGCCACCAGCGCGGTAGAAAAGTTTATCGACCGCGCATTTTTGGCGGGGCTCACGCGCGTGCGCATCGTCCACGGCAGCGGCATGGGGATTCTACGGAAAGCGCTGCGTCAATACCTGCAAAAGCATCCTCACGTGGCGACAGTTGCAGAGCCGCAACAGAATGAAGGCGGAGCCGGCGCGACGGTAGTGGAGTTGCGGGAGTAG
- the treS gene encoding maltose alpha-D-glucosyltransferase: protein MPDWYKDAIIYEVHVRAFFDSVTDGIGDFGGLTQKLPYLEDLGITAIWLLPFCPSPLKDDGYDISDYVDVHRSYGSLKDFQRFMREAKRRGLRVITELVLNHTSDQHLWFQRSRRAPPGSRWRDFYVWSDTSDKYRDARIIFKDFESSNWTWDPVAKAYYWHRFYSHQPDLNWENPEVRKAMFAAMDFWFDLGVDGLRLDAVPYLFEREGTNCENLPETHAALKELRKHVDEKYQGRMLLAEANQWPEDAVAYFGKGDECHMAFHFPIMPRLFMGLRMEDRHPITEILRITPAIPENCQWAMFLRNHDELTLEMVTDEERDYMYRTYAQDRGMRINLGIRRRLAPLLENDRRRIELMNALLLSLPGTPVLYYGDEIGMGDNIYLGDRNGVRTPMQWSPDRNAGFSRANPQKLYLPVNIDPEYHYEALNVETQNNNSHSLLWWMKRMIAQRKQHPAFGRGKMEILFPTNRKILAFVREFEDEKILVVANLSRFTQCAELDLSRHREAVPVEVFGRNRFPAITEQPYLLSLGPHAFQWFHLQPLEQSQESFSVTARAEDIPVLAMNAQELFNTATRNNIAKLLPMILRRRSWFINKHRTIRQVSIHDVIALPETMAHILLINVEYTDGEPEQFTVPLSLTTGEQAETILREKLYTVLAKVKGLPDPQSILYGSVFDRQFNDALLKAMLRRRRIKGEKGDIVGTHTRAFREAWGRVRSNLEPQPQTLDAHKIQVTLGQDFVFTIYREVEQGPNPDREIGEFLTNHTNFAHIARTLGAIEYRVRQEDESEEVTTLGTLTAYVRNAADGWTYTLDHLGLFFERALAIGEDDPRLKELTSGTPFALSSQPVPRVITELLGGHAETAVLLGRCTAELHAALSSHPEMPEFAPEPFTEFYRHSLYHGFLAQMNKSLDALRQQVEHLSGAAHEEARAVLEQQAALGERFNALRDMRISGMRMRHHGDYHLANVLYSGSNFIIKNFDGDYTRPMSERRIKRSPVKDVASMVRSLHYVSHAVLFNHVPGIVPTQDDSRLERWAKAWYQWVSALFLRGYFETAGAADCLPQTQPEIKVLLDAFTLEKGLMEVEYELRHRPDWVRIPLHGILEQLQ from the coding sequence ATGCCGGATTGGTACAAAGACGCAATCATCTACGAAGTTCATGTCAGGGCCTTTTTCGACAGCGTTACCGATGGGATCGGTGACTTTGGCGGATTGACCCAGAAGTTGCCCTATTTAGAAGACCTTGGCATTACCGCGATCTGGCTTCTGCCGTTCTGTCCCTCACCTCTTAAGGACGACGGATATGACATATCTGATTACGTGGATGTGCACCGTTCTTACGGCTCATTGAAGGACTTTCAGCGCTTCATGCGTGAGGCAAAGCGCCGCGGCCTGAGAGTAATTACCGAGCTGGTGCTCAACCATACGTCTGACCAGCATCTCTGGTTTCAGCGTTCAAGGCGTGCGCCCCCGGGCAGCCGCTGGCGGGATTTTTACGTTTGGAGCGATACCTCGGACAAGTATCGTGACGCGCGCATCATCTTTAAGGACTTTGAAAGCTCCAACTGGACGTGGGACCCGGTCGCCAAGGCCTATTACTGGCATCGATTCTATTCACACCAGCCGGACCTCAACTGGGAAAATCCAGAGGTCCGCAAGGCCATGTTTGCCGCTATGGATTTCTGGTTCGATCTGGGCGTGGACGGCCTGCGCCTTGACGCGGTGCCATACCTGTTTGAGCGCGAAGGAACAAACTGTGAAAATCTGCCGGAAACCCACGCCGCTTTAAAAGAGCTGCGCAAGCATGTGGACGAAAAATACCAAGGCCGCATGTTGCTGGCGGAAGCCAACCAGTGGCCGGAAGATGCTGTCGCGTATTTCGGTAAGGGCGACGAGTGCCACATGGCATTTCATTTCCCCATCATGCCACGCCTATTCATGGGCCTGCGCATGGAGGACCGCCACCCTATCACGGAGATCCTGCGCATAACGCCGGCGATTCCGGAAAATTGCCAATGGGCCATGTTCCTGCGCAACCATGATGAACTTACGCTGGAGATGGTGACGGACGAAGAGCGCGATTACATGTACCGCACCTACGCACAGGACCGCGGCATGCGGATCAACCTTGGCATTCGCCGGCGGCTTGCGCCGCTGCTGGAAAATGATCGCCGCCGTATTGAACTGATGAACGCGCTCCTGCTCTCCCTGCCCGGAACCCCAGTCCTGTATTATGGCGACGAAATCGGCATGGGCGACAATATCTATTTGGGTGATCGCAACGGTGTTCGCACGCCGATGCAATGGAGCCCGGACCGCAATGCCGGTTTCTCCCGCGCCAATCCGCAGAAGCTTTACCTGCCGGTAAACATTGATCCGGAATATCACTACGAAGCGCTCAATGTAGAGACGCAGAATAACAACTCACACTCTCTGCTGTGGTGGATGAAGCGAATGATCGCGCAGCGCAAACAGCATCCGGCCTTCGGACGTGGGAAGATGGAAATCCTGTTCCCCACCAACCGCAAGATATTGGCTTTTGTGCGTGAGTTTGAGGACGAGAAGATCCTGGTGGTAGCCAATCTTTCGCGCTTTACTCAATGCGCGGAACTGGACTTATCCAGGCATCGTGAAGCCGTGCCGGTGGAAGTTTTCGGTCGCAACCGTTTTCCCGCGATCACCGAACAGCCCTATCTGCTTTCCCTGGGACCACATGCCTTCCAGTGGTTTCATCTGCAGCCACTTGAGCAGAGTCAGGAATCGTTTTCCGTTACGGCGCGAGCGGAAGACATACCTGTACTTGCAATGAACGCACAGGAACTCTTCAACACGGCCACGCGGAACAATATTGCGAAACTGCTTCCGATGATCCTGCGCAGGCGATCATGGTTCATCAACAAGCATCGTACGATCCGGCAAGTGAGTATCCATGACGTAATCGCTTTGCCAGAAACCATGGCGCATATTCTGCTGATAAACGTTGAATATACTGATGGAGAACCAGAGCAGTTCACCGTTCCGCTTTCGCTCACGACAGGGGAACAGGCCGAAACGATTTTGCGGGAAAAACTCTATACGGTCCTGGCAAAGGTAAAAGGCCTGCCTGATCCACAGTCCATTCTCTATGGATCGGTCTTTGACCGGCAGTTCAATGACGCATTGCTAAAGGCCATGCTGCGCCGTCGCCGGATCAAGGGAGAAAAAGGAGACATTGTTGGAACGCATACGCGGGCTTTTCGTGAAGCCTGGGGTCGCGTCCGCTCCAATCTGGAGCCGCAGCCGCAAACGCTGGATGCGCACAAGATCCAGGTAACGTTGGGACAGGATTTTGTTTTCACCATCTATCGCGAAGTGGAACAGGGGCCGAACCCGGACCGTGAAATTGGGGAGTTCCTGACGAACCATACGAACTTTGCTCATATTGCCCGCACACTGGGGGCGATCGAATACCGCGTAAGGCAGGAAGATGAGAGCGAAGAAGTGACAACGCTCGGGACTCTTACGGCCTACGTTCGCAATGCAGCAGATGGTTGGACATACACGCTGGACCATCTGGGACTTTTCTTTGAGCGCGCGCTGGCCATTGGCGAAGATGATCCGCGATTGAAGGAACTGACCTCAGGCACTCCCTTTGCCTTGTCCTCTCAACCGGTCCCGCGCGTCATTACTGAATTGCTGGGAGGCCATGCTGAAACGGCGGTCCTGTTGGGGCGCTGCACCGCTGAATTGCACGCTGCGCTCAGCAGCCATCCGGAGATGCCGGAATTTGCGCCCGAGCCTTTCACGGAGTTCTATCGTCACAGTCTTTATCATGGATTTCTGGCGCAGATGAATAAGTCGCTTGATGCGCTTCGCCAGCAAGTGGAGCATTTGTCCGGTGCGGCGCATGAGGAAGCGCGGGCCGTGCTGGAGCAACAAGCTGCCCTGGGGGAACGCTTCAACGCCCTTCGAGACATGCGCATTTCTGGGATGAGAATGCGCCATCATGGCGACTATCACCTGGCAAATGTGCTTTACAGCGGCAGTAATTTCATCATCAAGAATTTTGATGGAGACTATACAAGGCCCATGAGTGAGCGACGCATCAAACGATCGCCCGTTAAAGATGTTGCCAGCATGGTCCGCTCACTTCACTATGTGTCGCACGCGGTGCTCTTCAATCATGTTCCCGGAATTGTTCCTACGCAGGATGACTCGCGCCTGGAACGCTGGGCCAAGGCCTGGTATCAATGGGTAAGTGCGCTGTTCCTGCGGGGATACTTTGAAACCGCCGGCGCCGCTGACTGTTTGCCGCAAACCCAGCCGGAAATCAAGGTCTTGCTTGATGCCTTCACGCTTGAAAAGGGATTGATGGAAGTCGAGTATGAACTTCGGCACCGGCCGGATTGGGTGCGAATTCCTCTCCACGGAATTCTGGAACAACTGCAATGA
- a CDS encoding ChbG/HpnK family deacetylase: MRRLIVNADDFGLTSGVNRAIIEGNRLGIVTSATLMANAKASDAAIDLAKAQPGLKTGCHVVLIDGVPLTANLASLTEDSQRFRTSLKQFAMAAIRKQISAEEVQREVEAQVRKLQSRGITLTHLDSHKHTHMFPHILRSLLRAAKACGVRAVRNPFEPLRCWPAGMVLSTPGLWLRSAGVTAFQMFAADFHRAVKEEGMVSTDGTVGIAVTGMLDQKTLLRILEALPDGTWELVCHPGYSDADLQAAGTRLTQSREIELSALTSEETKKALARRQIELISYADL; this comes from the coding sequence GTGCGTCGTCTCATTGTTAACGCAGATGATTTTGGCCTTACCTCGGGCGTGAACCGCGCGATCATCGAAGGCAATCGATTGGGCATTGTGACTTCAGCGACGCTCATGGCCAATGCAAAAGCTAGTGATGCCGCGATCGATCTGGCTAAGGCGCAGCCTGGTCTCAAGACTGGATGCCATGTTGTACTGATCGACGGTGTTCCGCTGACGGCAAATCTTGCTTCACTGACAGAAGATTCGCAGCGTTTCCGTACCAGCCTGAAGCAGTTTGCCATGGCCGCAATTCGCAAGCAGATTTCCGCGGAGGAGGTTCAGCGGGAAGTGGAAGCGCAGGTGCGCAAGCTCCAGTCGCGCGGAATTACGCTGACGCACCTTGACAGCCACAAGCACACTCATATGTTTCCGCATATCTTGCGATCGCTCCTGCGCGCCGCCAAAGCCTGCGGCGTTCGCGCGGTAAGAAATCCGTTTGAGCCGCTGCGCTGCTGGCCCGCTGGAATGGTGTTGAGTACTCCGGGACTTTGGCTGCGTTCGGCCGGAGTTACGGCGTTCCAGATGTTTGCCGCCGACTTCCACCGTGCAGTAAAAGAAGAGGGAATGGTTTCGACGGACGGAACGGTTGGCATCGCGGTCACCGGCATGCTGGATCAGAAAACGCTCTTGCGAATTCTTGAAGCACTGCCTGACGGCACGTGGGAACTGGTCTGCCATCCTGGATATTCAGACGCTGATTTACAGGCAGCCGGAACACGCCTGACACAGTCGAGAGAAATTGAGCTTTCAGCGTTGACATCAGAGGAGACAAAAAAAGCACTTGCGCGTCGCCAGATCGAGCTTATCTCTTACGCCGATCTTTAG
- a CDS encoding IS1595 family transposase: MPISVTLSVKTLQQAILFYSDEQTCIHAVASMRWPNGPECPACGHKEHWYLKTQKRWKCKDCNRQFSVKLGTIFEDSPLGLDKWLLAMWMIANCKNGVSSYEIHRAIGVTQRSAWFMLHRIRLAMKNGTFEKLGAGPVETDETFVGPDPRRMHKSRRAKILALASKDPALNNRAPGKTIVMGMLDRSMRQVRAMVIPDVKRATLQEKILDNVEAGSHIITDDFPSYRYALANQFAHDVIDHVKGYVDGQVHTNGIENFWSLLKRGLRGTYVAVEPFHLDRYVDEQVFRFNNRGSKDKPVNDGERFELLLSQVAGKRLTYSALTGKDSLPTEAAF, from the coding sequence ATGCCGATCTCAGTAACATTATCCGTTAAGACCCTTCAGCAAGCAATCCTTTTCTACAGCGACGAACAAACCTGTATTCATGCCGTAGCCTCAATGCGCTGGCCCAATGGCCCTGAGTGCCCTGCCTGTGGCCACAAAGAGCACTGGTATCTCAAGACTCAAAAACGCTGGAAATGCAAAGACTGCAATCGGCAGTTCTCCGTCAAGCTCGGAACCATCTTTGAAGATTCTCCGCTTGGACTGGATAAATGGTTGCTGGCAATGTGGATGATTGCGAATTGCAAAAACGGTGTTAGCTCTTACGAGATTCATCGAGCTATCGGTGTCACGCAAAGATCGGCATGGTTCATGCTTCACAGAATCCGACTTGCCATGAAGAACGGCACGTTTGAAAAGCTAGGGGCTGGCCCTGTCGAAACAGATGAAACCTTTGTTGGCCCTGATCCGCGCCGGATGCACAAATCCCGCAGAGCTAAAATTCTGGCCCTCGCCAGCAAAGACCCTGCCCTGAATAACCGTGCACCCGGAAAGACTATTGTCATGGGGATGCTTGACCGCAGCATGAGACAGGTTCGCGCAATGGTAATTCCCGATGTAAAACGCGCAACCCTGCAAGAGAAGATTCTGGATAATGTGGAAGCCGGATCGCACATCATTACCGATGATTTTCCTAGCTACCGATACGCTCTTGCGAACCAATTCGCGCATGACGTGATTGACCACGTTAAGGGCTATGTTGATGGACAGGTTCACACAAACGGAATCGAGAATTTCTGGTCATTGCTGAAACGTGGCTTGCGCGGAACGTATGTTGCCGTGGAACCCTTCCACCTTGACCGCTACGTTGATGAACAGGTGTTTCGTTTCAATAATCGGGGAAGCAAAGATAAACCCGTAAACGATGGTGAGCGTTTTGAATTGCTGCTCTCGCAAGTCGCCGGAAAGAGACTCACTTACTCCGCTCTTACTGGCAAGGATTCACTTCCAACAGAAGCAGCGTTCTGA